The Neomonachus schauinslandi chromosome 11, ASM220157v2, whole genome shotgun sequence genome contains a region encoding:
- the DBX1 gene encoding homeobox protein DBX1, producing the protein MMFPGLLAPPAGYPSLLRPTPTLTLPQSLQSAFSGHSSFLVEDLIRISRPPAYLPRSLPTASMSPPRQGAPATLTDTGTSDLGSPGPGSRPDGSPQTAASPVSEPTFLKFGVNAILSSAPRTETSPALLQSVPPKTFAFPYFEGSFQPFIRSSYFPASSSVVPIPGTFSWPLAARGKPRRGMLRRAVFSDVQRKALEKMFQKQKYISKPDRKKLAAKLGLKDSQVKIWFQNRRMKWRNSKERELLSSGGCREQTLPTKLNPHPDLSDVGQKGPGDDEEEDEGAGSPRHRLVYHASPDPRHLRDPRLEGPLPASPAHSSSPGKPSDFSDSEEDEEGEEEEITVS; encoded by the exons ATGATGTTCCCCGGCCTCCTCGCACCCCCCGCCGGGTACCCCAGCCTCCTGCGCCCCACGCCCACCTTAACGCTGCCCCAGTCCCTGCAGTCGGCATTTTCTGGCCACTCGAGCTTCCTGGTGGAGGATCTGATTCGCATCAGCCGGCCTCCCGCTTACCTGCCCCGCAGCTTACCCACGGCCAGCATGTCGCCCCCTAGGCAGGGGGCCCCCGCGACTCTCACAGACACCGGGACCTCAGATCTGGGCTCCCCGGGTCCGGGCAGCCGACCAGACGGTTCACCTCAGACGGCCGCCTCCCCTGTCAGCGAGCCCACGTTTCTGAAGTTTGGGGTGAACGCCATCCTCTCCTCTGCGCCCAGAACCG AAACGTCCCCCGCCTTGCTCCAGAGCGTTCCTCCCAAGACCTTCGCCTTTCCCTACTTTGAAGGCTCCTTCCAGCCTTTCATCAGATCTTCTTATTTCCCAG CGTCCTCGAGCGTCGTGCCCATCCCGGGGACCTTCTCCTGGCCGCTTGCGGCCCGCGGCAAGCCTCGCCGGGGCATGCTGCGTCGAGCCGTGTTCTCCGACGTGCAGCGCAAGGCGCTGGAGAAGATGTTCCAGAAGCAGAAGTACATCAGCAAGCCGGACCGCAAGAAGCTGGCGGCCAAGTTGGGCTTGAAAGACTCACAA GTGAAAATCTGGTTCCAGAACCGACGCATGAAGTGGCGGAACTCCAAGGAGCGCGAGCTCCTGTCTAGCGGTGGCTGCCGAGAGCAGACCCTTCCCACCAAACTCAATCCGCACCCGGACCTCAGCGACGTGGGCCAGAAGGGCCCGGGGGACGACGAGGAGGAAGACGAGGGCGCGGGCAGCCCCCGCCACCGCCTAGTCTATCACGCGTCCCCTGACCCTCGGCACCTGCGGGACCCGCGACTGGAAGGACCGCTGCCCGCCTCGCCCGCGCACTCGAGCAGCCCCGGCAAGCCTTCGGACTTCTCCGACtctgaggaggatgaggagggcgAAGAGGAGGAGATCACCGTGTCTTAG